Proteins from a genomic interval of Ptychodera flava strain L36383 chromosome 7, AS_Pfla_20210202, whole genome shotgun sequence:
- the LOC139136520 gene encoding uncharacterized protein — translation MCSHSKVGFAIPTDTFRVVYVPDPQNIANQLSRLLRDGKNKTEHLHKAEEYVHFVELNATPRALTTREVEEASAVDEEIAKLKIAMKTGRFDKCEQYAPVAGELCTIGQLVLRGTHIVLPCKLRPQALALAHEGHLGVVGTKQNLRSKVWWPGMDEAAEKHCISCHGCQLMARPDPPEPLRPTTLPDGPWQDVATDLLVPSHLDTAYWFFRDYYSRYYEYAILTSTTMEKIIDCLEDTFSRQGLPVTISQKTVLSSGQKNSRNTVTTMESHISKLPQNGHKQMAK, via the coding sequence ATGTGCTCGCATAGTAAGGTGGGTTTTGCAATTCCAACTGATACTTTCAGAGTGGTATACGTACCAGATCCTCAGAACATAGCCAATCAACTCTCGCGTCTTCTAAGAGATGGAAAAAACAAGACTGAACATCTGCACAAAGCTGAAGAATATGTGCACTTTGTTGAATTGAATGCCACCCCACGAGCGCTAACAACACGCGAGGTTGAAGAAGCATCTGCAGTAGATGAGGAAATTGCCAAGCTGAAAATTGCAATGAAGACAGGCAGATTTGACAAATGCGAGCAATATGCGCCAGTAGCAGGAGAACTTTGTACAATTGGACAATTAGTACTGAGAGGTACACACATTGTACTACCCTGTAAACTGAGACCACAAGCCTTGGCATTGGCACACGAAGGACACCTTGGAGTGGTGGGAACAAAACAGAACCTGAGAAGTAAAGTTTGGTGGCCAGGTATGGACGAGGCAGCAGAGAAACATTGCATTTCATGTCATGGTTGTCAGCTGATGGCAAGACCTGATCCACCTGAACCATTGAGACCAACAACACTGCCTGATGGTCCATGGCAGGATGTTGCCACTGATTTACTTGTCCCATCCCATTTGGACACTGCATATTGGTTCTTCAGAGACTACTATAGTCGCTACTATGAATATGCTATCCTGACTTCTACAACAATGGAGAAGATAATTGACTGCTTAGAAGATACCTTCAGTCGACAGGGACTTCCAGTGACAATAAGTCAGAAAACGGTCCTCAGTTCTGGTCAGAAGAATTCAAGGAATACTGTGACAACAATGGAGTCACACATCTCAAAGTTACCGCAAAATGGGCACAAGCAAATGGCGAAGTAG